A DNA window from Bdellovibrionota bacterium contains the following coding sequences:
- a CDS encoding cation diffusion facilitator family transporter, translating into ADQDKIRLRIARISLVIGSLLLIFKFYAYEITDSQAILSDALESIVNVLGAVIALITISIASKPADKDHPYGHGKAEYFSVAFEGGFISFAAALIFYEAVRNLVSKNQIQNIEIGIYFTVFAGLVNGALGFYLKRAGKKLKSLALKGSGDHLISDFITSIGLAVGLVVVIFTKAYWIDSVIAIILGFFLAKTGFGLVKKSLAGLMDAEDLGVIKKIGKVFAKKIFPGIIRIHYTRVIRSGRYHHIDAHIVVPEFWDVTRAHNEVSRFEKLVFEEYPNDGELHFHLDPCRKAYCEVCDLADCPIRQKPFVQRLSFTLEELTDPQEPEEFRKEK; encoded by the coding sequence GCAGATCAAGATAAAATCAGGTTGAGAATAGCTAGAATTTCTTTGGTTATTGGAAGTTTACTTTTGATTTTCAAATTCTATGCTTATGAGATTACAGATTCTCAAGCCATTTTGTCTGACGCTCTCGAGAGCATTGTCAATGTTCTCGGAGCAGTGATCGCACTGATCACTATCAGTATTGCTTCAAAGCCTGCCGACAAAGATCACCCTTATGGTCACGGCAAAGCCGAATATTTTTCTGTAGCATTCGAAGGTGGATTCATTTCATTTGCAGCAGCTCTTATTTTTTATGAAGCAGTTAGAAATTTAGTTTCTAAAAATCAAATTCAAAATATCGAAATTGGTATTTACTTTACTGTATTTGCAGGACTTGTGAATGGTGCTTTAGGATTCTATCTTAAGCGCGCCGGTAAAAAATTAAAATCTCTGGCTCTTAAAGGCAGTGGAGACCATTTGATTTCAGATTTTATTACAAGTATTGGCCTAGCAGTGGGTCTCGTCGTAGTGATTTTCACAAAAGCTTACTGGATAGATTCTGTTATTGCGATCATACTGGGATTCTTCCTCGCAAAAACTGGATTTGGTTTAGTAAAAAAATCCTTAGCAGGATTGATGGACGCCGAGGATCTTGGTGTTATTAAAAAAATTGGAAAAGTATTCGCAAAGAAAATCTTTCCTGGAATTATCCGCATTCACTATACGAGAGTCATTAGATCCGGCAGATATCATCATATAGATGCACATATCGTTGTTCCAGAATTTTGGGACGTCACAAGGGCACACAATGAAGTCAGTCGTTTTGAAAAGTTAGTATTTGAAGAATATCCAAACGATGGGGAATTGCACTTTCACCTAGATCCATGCCGTAAAGCTTACTGCGAAGTTTGTGATTTGGCAGATTGCCCTATAAGACAAAAGCCGTTT